The Thunnus maccoyii chromosome 12, fThuMac1.1, whole genome shotgun sequence genomic interval GTTCTCCTGTGTCTTGGTTCCAACCTGCCATGTAAGCAGTGTCCTCCAGCAAGACacttttttttgacttttgaatgtttctttttaatctAAACTGTTCTCATCAAGTATGCAGATGATGATCTGCTTTGTGTCTTGATGTTTTCACATAACAATACATGGCTTCTTTATATATCTTAACTGATTTAAACTCTGTAGCAACCAATCTGTTTGACATCTTTTCTAGATGTGTGATGCAGAAACACGACAGAAAGtaactttaaaaagtgttacCAAACTTGCTTTACATCCAGCTGCTGCTAGAGTTGTTAATACATTGTTGAAACATTGTactctcttcctgtcctcctcttgCAGGTGATAGCAGCAGCCAAGCATGGCTTTCAGGCATCAGGCTTTGAGCTGAATCCCTGGCTGGTGTGTTACTCCCGCTACAAGGCCTGGAGAGAGGGCGTCCACCGCTCCACCTCCTTCCACATCTCTGACTTGTGGAAGGTCAGTGATACCGAGCCTATTTTTATGAACTGAGGCGGATGATTTCAATACTGCAAACAATATCTTCTAGTCATTATAGACAAAATCAGGCATCACTTCGtataagaaaatgaaacatacaGGGATTCTTGGTAATGTGAAATGCATCACTCATGACAACAAGATATTGAGGTATTTTGCTAATCCTTATGTATCAACCTTCATCTCCAGCAGTGACTGGATACTAAGTGTCATTTCTCTGTCTAATTCTCAATATTTCTCAATCTGTTGCCAGGTCAGTTTTGCACAGTACTCCAATGTTGTCATTTTTGGAGTCCCTCAAATGGTGAGTTCTGCTGTTCGGCCAACAACATCTTTTTATTGAAAAGTTTTGTCATTTCATGTTCTTAGCATATCACATATGCAAAGCAGATTGTGTAATATGTGTGCTGTGTCTAAATATAATTCATAATCACACACAAGAATAATTTCACAACATTACTTCTGATTACCACCAAATCCtgtgaaaagaccaaaaccaacaatgaactgatcctactaaAACGTAGGATGCACAAATGCACTATTAACTCCTGCTTTAGTGAATGTTTGCTTAAAATTGACAGGATCAAATCATACAATAGATGCATGTATCACTGATAAATAGAACAAGAGCTGAAGACCTCCAGTATCACAACATCATCTGAAAGCATTATATTTGAATTTACTAAACAAAATTTCAGTATCATTGCTAATTGTTGCTGTCTGGCTGTATCTACAGATGGACCAGCTGGAGCTGAAGCTGGCAAGCGAGTTACCGAGCACAGCCAAGGTTGTGGCCTGCCGATTCCCCTTCCCCACCTGGGTCCCTGAACATACCGCCGGGGAGGGCATAGACACTGTCTGGTTGTACGATGCCAAGACATTTAAATCACACCTGCAACATGGAATGACAGGAAAAACGACATCAGAACATGGGGACGTGCCAgattcacacacataaatgcagaAGCTAAAGTCTGGTTAACAGGtctggaccaggaccaggagTGGACCTGAAGCATCTGAAAGTCCgatgtattttattaaaatgcacCGCAAAAGTGCAACATCTCCGCACACGTCATTGTGCAAGT includes:
- the atpsckmt gene encoding protein FAM173B-like; translated protein: MSKEEFIVQSAAQSDGGGGGSSSSGLGLVVTGLLGGAVVALYAAAAPFVAPALRKVCLPFVPATTEQVHNVFKVLGARKGTLVDIGSGDGRIVIAAAKHGFQASGFELNPWLVCYSRYKAWREGVHRSTSFHISDLWKVSFAQYSNVVIFGVPQMMDQLELKLASELPSTAKVVACRFPFPTWVPEHTAGEGIDTVWLYDAKTFKSHLQHGMTGKTTSEHGDVPDSHT